A window from Ruminiclostridium josui JCM 17888 encodes these proteins:
- a CDS encoding ArsR/SmtB family transcription factor, which produces MMLNYEENSKIIKALSDPGRLKIIDILSCGEKCACNILEQFDFTQPTLSHHMKVLTDCGLVKSRKEGLWNYYSLDTTNCNKLILFLMSLVTDTCDCICKDNSMIDNGCDCTCK; this is translated from the coding sequence ATAATGCTGAATTATGAAGAAAATTCAAAAATAATTAAAGCCCTTTCTGATCCAGGCAGACTTAAAATAATTGATATTTTGTCATGTGGTGAGAAATGTGCTTGTAATATATTAGAGCAATTTGATTTTACACAGCCAACATTATCTCATCATATGAAGGTCTTAACCGATTGTGGTCTGGTAAAAAGCAGAAAAGAAGGATTATGGAACTATTATTCACTGGATACTACCAACTGTAATAAGCTTATTCTGTTTCTTATGAGCCTTGTAACTGATACATGTGATTGTATATGTAAAGATAATTCTATGATAGATAACGGATGTGACTGCACATGTAAATAA
- a CDS encoding radical SAM/SPASM domain-containing protein: protein MINSNEKKKSLIQVLRNIFLDSDQEKENQVCGCNTPPKATQNCRCCTPPSPPTCGCGSANQVSSCCSSSVNETFNSIAQRFGKKKADSSCGCGSIYTVGPEEITKMSQEELTYYRAYEQINPKVFKNLDDLFSYKKFGKVPSPTFISIDPTNICNLECPLCFYGQKKANYKKGVMSFSTFKTVVDKIPTLESIALFSFGESFLNPEIFEMIKYSSQKGIMTSIHSNFSFNKNNEFFTNIVQSGLCSLVLSIDGASQDSYSAYRKGGDFDLIISNIRMLNSIKKQLKSETPIIVWKLMVNKYNEHEVEKARKMAEDLGMLFMTDEITLCDLIPDADFGETLEKRKNDWLPKNDKYVKSIYLGEYTYPINQNSICNQLFENLIVNWDGKVFPCCWLTNEDNAFGDLSKESFEEVWHGEKYQYARSMFIPRDGAPKNIKNTICSACKNFKKNDTF, encoded by the coding sequence ATGATAAACAGTAATGAAAAAAAGAAATCTCTGATACAAGTTCTTAGAAATATATTTCTCGATTCTGACCAAGAAAAAGAAAATCAAGTTTGTGGATGCAATACGCCTCCCAAGGCAACACAAAATTGCAGATGTTGTACTCCACCATCTCCCCCGACCTGCGGATGCGGTAGTGCCAACCAAGTCAGCAGCTGTTGCTCCTCATCTGTAAACGAAACCTTTAATAGTATCGCACAACGATTCGGTAAAAAAAAGGCGGACTCAAGCTGTGGATGCGGCAGTATCTATACTGTTGGACCTGAAGAAATTACAAAAATGTCACAAGAAGAGCTTACATACTACAGAGCATATGAACAGATTAATCCTAAAGTGTTTAAAAATCTAGATGACCTTTTTAGCTATAAAAAATTCGGAAAAGTACCTTCCCCAACATTTATCTCAATTGATCCTACTAATATATGCAATTTAGAATGTCCATTGTGTTTTTACGGGCAGAAAAAGGCTAATTATAAAAAAGGTGTAATGTCATTCAGTACATTTAAAACAGTGGTTGACAAAATACCTACTTTGGAAAGCATAGCATTATTTAGTTTCGGTGAATCCTTTTTAAACCCTGAAATATTTGAAATGATAAAATACTCTAGCCAAAAGGGTATCATGACTTCAATCCATTCAAATTTTAGTTTTAATAAGAATAATGAATTTTTTACCAATATTGTACAATCCGGATTATGTAGCCTAGTCCTTTCTATCGATGGAGCATCTCAAGATTCTTACTCCGCCTATAGAAAAGGTGGTGACTTTGATCTTATTATTTCAAATATACGTATGTTAAATAGTATTAAAAAGCAATTAAAGAGTGAAACACCGATTATTGTTTGGAAGCTGATGGTAAATAAATATAATGAACATGAAGTAGAAAAAGCAAGGAAAATGGCCGAAGATTTAGGAATGCTTTTTATGACTGATGAGATAACACTTTGTGATCTCATCCCTGACGCTGATTTTGGTGAAACCCTTGAAAAAAGAAAAAATGATTGGCTTCCTAAAAACGATAAATATGTAAAAAGTATTTATCTAGGAGAATACACCTACCCAATAAATCAAAATAGCATTTGCAACCAACTTTTTGAAAACTTAATTGTAAATTGGGATGGCAAGGTATTTCCATGTTGTTGGTTGACAAATGAGGACAATGCCTTTGGAGATTTGTCAAAGGAATCCTTTGAAGAGGTCTGGCATGGTGAGAAATACCAATATGCAAGAAGTATGTTTATCCCAAGAGATGGCGCACCTAAAAATATAAAAAACACAATCTGCTCTGCATGCAAGAATTTCAAGAAGAATGATACATTTTAA
- a CDS encoding MarR family winged helix-turn-helix transcriptional regulator: MNITDDSKKLRELIRVLERKLGVIKENQTSCCSITLGQCHALVEIGRSGSISLNELADLLNLDNSTMSRTVNNLVKAKLAKRDVDPEDRRYITISLTDSGAKLFTDIEESMNSYFGKIYNSLPKNKKLQVLESLGLLLEAIDKNN, from the coding sequence ATGAATATTACTGATGATTCGAAAAAATTAAGAGAACTAATTAGAGTACTTGAAAGAAAGTTAGGTGTTATAAAGGAAAACCAAACTTCATGCTGTAGTATCACTTTAGGTCAATGCCATGCTTTAGTTGAAATTGGGCGTTCAGGCAGTATTTCTTTAAATGAGTTGGCAGATTTATTAAATCTTGATAACAGTACCATGAGTAGAACAGTAAATAACTTAGTAAAGGCAAAACTGGCAAAAAGAGATGTTGACCCGGAAGACAGAAGGTATATAACCATTTCGCTCACAGACAGTGGAGCAAAACTGTTTACAGATATTGAGGAAAGTATGAATTCATATTTTGGTAAAATATACAACTCACTTCCGAAAAATAAAAAATTACAGGTATTGGAAAGTTTGGGGCTCTTATTGGAAGCCATTGATAAAAACAACTGA
- a CDS encoding C-GCAxxG-C-C family protein, with amino-acid sequence MNKVECSEQCFLSGFNCAQAVFSTYSGELGLDPELALRIAGSFGGGMGHIGETCGAVTGAIMLIGLKHGKVRVDDNASKEKTYALVKEYKRQFVKLNGSVRCKELLGYDISIPEEMSVAGEKNLFKTLCPKLVRDSSEIVEKLLDLK; translated from the coding sequence ATGAATAAAGTAGAATGTTCCGAACAATGTTTTTTAAGTGGGTTTAACTGTGCGCAAGCTGTTTTTTCTACATACTCCGGTGAATTGGGGCTAGACCCTGAATTAGCTTTGAGAATTGCAGGTAGCTTTGGTGGAGGTATGGGGCATATTGGTGAAACTTGTGGTGCGGTCACAGGTGCAATAATGTTAATCGGTTTGAAACATGGAAAAGTAAGAGTTGATGATAATGCTTCAAAGGAAAAAACCTATGCACTTGTTAAGGAATACAAGAGACAATTTGTAAAATTGAATGGATCGGTCAGATGTAAAGAATTGTTAGGTTACGATATCAGTATTCCTGAAGAAATGAGTGTAGCTGGCGAAAAGAATCTTTTTAAAACATTGTGTCCAAAATTAGTGAGAGATTCCTCTGAAATAGTTGAAAAATTACTGGATTTGAAGTAG
- a CDS encoding class I SAM-dependent methyltransferase, whose protein sequence is MNFIDSKVYFSEVAGKWDTMRQGFFSETVRQKAYSLANVKEGKIAADIGAGTGFITEGLIQKGLRVIAVDRSEEMLKQMKNKFGANIKIEYRQGEAECLPIETHSVDYAMANMYLHHVEEPLLAIKEMVRILKPGGKIVITDLDEHNIDFLKTEHHDRWMGFKRIDVSSWFRSVGLKNVIVDCAGGNCCATSGCGRTNANISIFAAYGEI, encoded by the coding sequence GTGAATTTTATAGATAGTAAAGTATATTTTAGCGAGGTAGCTGGTAAATGGGATACGATGCGGCAAGGTTTTTTTTCAGAAACTGTTCGGCAAAAGGCATATAGTCTTGCAAATGTTAAAGAAGGAAAAATCGCAGCAGACATTGGAGCCGGTACTGGTTTTATAACAGAGGGGCTTATACAAAAGGGTTTGAGAGTTATTGCTGTAGACAGATCAGAAGAAATGTTGAAGCAGATGAAAAATAAATTTGGTGCAAATATAAAAATTGAATACCGGCAAGGGGAAGCTGAATGTCTCCCAATTGAAACCCATTCTGTGGATTATGCAATGGCTAATATGTATTTACACCACGTTGAAGAACCTCTACTAGCTATAAAAGAAATGGTCAGAATACTTAAGCCAGGTGGAAAAATCGTTATAACTGATTTGGACGAACATAATATTGACTTTTTAAAAACTGAACACCATGATCGATGGATGGGATTTAAACGAATAGACGTTTCAAGTTGGTTTCGTTCTGTTGGTCTGAAAAATGTAATTGTTGATTGTGCCGGTGGTAATTGCTGTGCAACTTCCGGTTGTGGACGCACCAATGCAAATATTAGTATTTTTGCTGCTTACGGAGAAATATAA
- a CDS encoding NAD(P)H-dependent oxidoreductase: protein MKITVLNGSPKGEISVTMQYARYMEQEFPQHTFQYVHVSYDIRTLEENTSEFLRVIDIIRNSDGIIWATPTFFFLVHSNYKRFIELIRERKAEDAFSGKYAAILTSSIHIYDNVTHDYLTAICEDLNMLCTGYFSASMNELIQKSQRDRLYLFAMDFFNAITEKIPIAKMYQPLQYNSNRYIPGESACQVNSSGKKILLLTDCPEADSNLGKMVSRLSNAFTESVEVIDVNRMDIKGGCLGCVHCGFDNQCVYADTDDIFTVYNKKIREADIIILCLRIVDRYFSSRWKMFFDRKFLNTHQPQMINKQVGYIVSGPLSQLPQLREIIRFQTEIDRANLAGIVTDEHEKSEDIDSLIDDFAKRIVFYANQKYRRPYTFLVEGSGKICNDLVWGKWRFIYRGDHRFYKAHEMYGYGKSKRKTSRSILNFLLTMLCRIPGVKMYIWKNYSEPKSDPFDYLDLLEN, encoded by the coding sequence ATGAAAATCACGGTACTTAATGGAAGTCCAAAAGGAGAAATAAGTGTTACTATGCAGTATGCACGCTATATGGAACAGGAATTTCCCCAGCACACCTTTCAATATGTACATGTATCCTATGATATCCGCACTCTAGAGGAAAATACTTCGGAGTTTTTACGTGTCATAGATATAATCAGAAATTCGGACGGTATAATATGGGCAACACCAACTTTCTTTTTTTTAGTGCACTCCAACTATAAACGTTTTATCGAATTAATTCGGGAGCGTAAAGCAGAAGATGCCTTCAGTGGAAAATATGCAGCAATATTGACCTCTTCCATACATATATACGATAATGTAACTCATGATTACTTAACAGCAATTTGTGAAGATTTAAACATGCTTTGTACTGGTTATTTTTCTGCTTCCATGAACGAATTGATACAGAAATCCCAACGAGATAGATTATATCTTTTTGCTATGGACTTTTTTAACGCCATTACTGAAAAAATTCCCATTGCAAAAATGTATCAGCCCTTACAGTATAATAGTAACAGATATATTCCGGGAGAATCTGCCTGTCAGGTGAATAGCTCCGGGAAAAAAATACTGCTTCTAACCGATTGTCCCGAAGCCGACAGCAACCTTGGAAAAATGGTGTCCCGTCTAAGTAATGCGTTTACCGAATCTGTAGAAGTCATCGACGTAAACAGGATGGATATTAAAGGCGGCTGTCTTGGATGTGTGCATTGTGGCTTCGATAATCAATGTGTATATGCAGATACTGATGATATTTTCACTGTTTATAATAAAAAGATTCGGGAAGCCGATATCATTATTCTGTGCCTGAGAATCGTTGACCGTTACTTTTCATCCCGGTGGAAAATGTTTTTTGACCGGAAGTTTTTAAATACCCATCAACCTCAAATGATTAATAAGCAAGTGGGATACATTGTCTCTGGGCCACTTAGTCAATTACCTCAACTTAGAGAAATCATTCGTTTCCAAACGGAGATTGATCGAGCTAATCTGGCAGGGATTGTTACCGATGAGCACGAAAAATCAGAAGACATTGACTCGCTGATAGATGATTTTGCAAAACGGATAGTTTTCTATGCAAATCAAAAATATCGTCGCCCATACACCTTCCTTGTAGAAGGCTCTGGAAAAATTTGCAATGATTTGGTTTGGGGAAAATGGCGTTTTATTTACAGGGGTGACCATCGGTTTTATAAAGCACATGAAATGTACGGATATGGTAAATCAAAAAGAAAAACAAGCAGAAGTATTTTAAATTTTCTTTTGACTATGCTATGTAGAATTCCGGGTGTGAAAATGTACATTTGGAAGAATTACAGCGAGCCAAAATCTGACCCTTTCGATTATCTGGATTTACTTGAAAATTGA
- a CDS encoding NAD(P)H-dependent oxidoreductase, giving the protein MKITVLNGSPKREKSTTLLLVKHLIDNYPQHEWNVCHICQSENSHENFLHAVKYVEKSDIILWSFPVIFMLVHSDYKRFIEWIYENNFQTAFSNKYAASLSTSNHIYDSTAHDYIQAICEDLGMQYFEPFSASKSIALSIKQKQCLETFAETLFQSASGKVQRENLFPPLQEKCFTYTSTLPLKKVDVKEHRILMLTDCTDPSSNLYGMIERMRNTFSGSVEVLDVNKIKMNGSCKACLQCGMDNVCIYGNSDDIHEIYNKKIKEADIIIFALRMVDRYFSSRWKMFVDRRFLNTTRPQMVNKQICYLVSGPLRQNYTLHELIRAQVEIDKANLVGIVTDEYQDSQEIDRLLDVQAQKLIYFADHSYVKPFTFLGVAAGKLLRDLIWERYSVKLNGDYRYYRKHKMFDFPQKKFDRKIKNIFLINLIRLPWVRKTIQKNTRRIMIAPFRKVIHNWSK; this is encoded by the coding sequence ATGAAAATAACTGTACTAAACGGAAGTCCAAAAAGAGAAAAAAGTACAACTTTACTGCTAGTTAAACATTTAATTGATAATTACCCACAACATGAATGGAATGTATGCCATATCTGTCAAAGTGAGAACTCCCATGAAAATTTTTTGCACGCAGTTAAATATGTGGAGAAATCAGATATAATACTCTGGTCATTCCCGGTGATTTTTATGTTGGTTCACTCCGATTATAAAAGATTTATTGAATGGATTTACGAAAACAATTTCCAGACAGCATTTAGTAATAAATATGCAGCCTCTCTATCTACTTCAAACCATATTTACGACAGTACAGCCCATGATTATATTCAAGCCATATGTGAAGACCTTGGAATGCAATACTTTGAACCATTTTCTGCATCTAAAAGTATTGCATTAAGTATAAAACAGAAACAATGTCTTGAAACATTTGCAGAAACCCTCTTTCAATCTGCATCAGGCAAAGTGCAAAGAGAAAATTTATTTCCCCCTCTGCAAGAAAAGTGCTTTACATATACTTCAACTCTCCCTCTTAAAAAGGTAGATGTAAAAGAACATCGTATATTAATGCTCACAGACTGCACTGACCCAAGTTCTAACCTGTACGGAATGATTGAAAGGATGCGTAATACCTTTTCAGGCTCCGTTGAGGTATTGGATGTTAATAAAATCAAAATGAACGGCAGTTGCAAGGCTTGTTTACAGTGTGGGATGGACAACGTATGTATTTATGGTAACAGCGATGACATCCATGAAATCTATAACAAAAAGATTAAAGAGGCTGATATTATTATTTTTGCCCTTAGGATGGTGGATCGCTATTTTTCATCACGCTGGAAAATGTTTGTGGACCGCCGTTTTCTTAATACTACCCGTCCGCAGATGGTGAATAAACAGATTTGCTATCTTGTTTCAGGACCTTTACGACAAAATTATACATTGCATGAACTCATCCGTGCTCAGGTAGAGATTGACAAAGCAAACCTGGTAGGTATTGTAACCGATGAATACCAAGATTCACAAGAAATTGATCGATTACTGGATGTTCAGGCACAAAAATTAATTTATTTTGCTGATCATAGTTATGTTAAACCCTTTACCTTCCTTGGTGTAGCGGCAGGCAAGCTGCTAAGGGATTTAATTTGGGAGAGATATTCCGTAAAACTAAATGGGGACTACCGATATTATCGTAAACATAAGATGTTTGACTTTCCCCAGAAGAAATTTGATAGAAAAATCAAAAACATTTTTTTAATCAATCTCATTAGACTGCCTTGGGTTAGAAAAACCATTCAAAAAAATACAAGGCGCATTATGATTGCTCCTTTTCGTAAGGTTATCCATAATTGGAGCAAATAA
- the asnB gene encoding asparagine synthase (glutamine-hydrolyzing) yields MCGINSLYKIHGVVDPTDLRRMSSAIVHRGPDEAGFCIVNGGRVGLANLRLSIIDIKNGHQPMYNEDQSVALVYNGEIYDIEECRQNLIKKGHRFITRSDTEVIVHLYEEYGMDFLDKINGEFAFILWDERKKTMYAGRDRHGIKPLFYHVNSNEFVFSSEIKGILSLDRIERKISPDYVMSTCITLYSPTDTFIDGIKSIRPGHYLEISDEYGLREKCYWKPRFNTDNSISFSEAKEGVQHYLVNAVRRRMIADVPVVVYLSGGVDSTLLCGIMAKLNQKLKAFNIGFNEAIYDESGIAEETAKFYNVDFQSVHCSMEMLADSFEKNLYHNEAVIVNPHSIAKQLLSAHVHQSGYKVCITGEGGDEYFGGYPYFRLEQIWRMLLSDSDTAKKGLKFLEEFKVKEAPTEFAMWDHNDKWNQNSSFVGYHSFFANRAIGAYEMFHKILDTEALGITSAQQPGNLIRRNYDFEYLRELHPFNASRFISLNQLYTYMIPLLGDRIEMANSVEGRLPYLDRDLAAFVSKLHPKYLLQMDNLREKHVLREAFNTELPPHIRKGKKHTFLSPNWDSFLATSRGHELEEELLSVDAIKRTGIFHRKNSKYITLARKTLSPDDHTRKRVDLAIGVMLSLQMLHHLFIENKVYSNPKFNMVDRSPK; encoded by the coding sequence ATGTGTGGAATCAATAGCCTATATAAAATTCATGGAGTTGTAGATCCAACAGATTTGCGGCGGATGTCTTCTGCCATCGTACATCGTGGACCGGATGAGGCCGGTTTTTGCATTGTAAATGGTGGAAGGGTCGGTCTAGCAAACCTTCGCCTTAGCATTATAGATATAAAAAATGGGCATCAACCCATGTATAATGAAGACCAATCAGTTGCATTAGTATATAATGGTGAAATTTATGATATTGAGGAATGTCGCCAGAATCTTATAAAAAAGGGACATCGCTTTATTACCCGCTCTGATACTGAAGTAATTGTACATCTTTACGAAGAATATGGAATGGATTTTCTTGATAAAATCAATGGCGAATTCGCGTTTATATTATGGGATGAGCGAAAAAAGACAATGTATGCAGGGCGGGACCGTCATGGAATTAAACCGCTTTTTTACCATGTTAACAGTAATGAATTTGTATTTTCTTCTGAAATCAAGGGAATTCTTTCTCTTGACAGGATTGAAAGAAAAATCTCGCCCGACTACGTTATGTCTACCTGTATTACCCTTTACTCACCAACTGATACCTTTATAGACGGTATAAAAAGTATACGTCCCGGCCATTACCTAGAAATCAGCGACGAGTACGGTTTAAGGGAGAAATGCTATTGGAAACCTCGCTTCAATACCGATAATAGTATATCCTTTTCTGAAGCCAAAGAAGGAGTACAACACTACTTAGTTAATGCGGTAAGACGAAGAATGATAGCAGATGTCCCTGTAGTGGTTTATTTGAGCGGAGGTGTGGATTCTACCCTTCTCTGCGGTATCATGGCAAAGCTTAACCAAAAGTTGAAAGCATTTAATATAGGGTTCAACGAAGCTATATATGATGAATCGGGTATTGCTGAGGAAACTGCCAAATTTTATAATGTAGACTTTCAAAGTGTCCATTGTAGTATGGAAATGCTGGCAGATTCTTTTGAAAAAAATCTTTACCATAATGAAGCAGTAATTGTAAATCCGCATTCTATTGCAAAACAACTATTATCAGCTCATGTCCATCAATCAGGCTATAAGGTTTGTATTACCGGTGAAGGCGGAGACGAGTACTTTGGAGGGTACCCCTATTTCCGTCTGGAACAGATATGGAGGATGCTGTTATCCGACAGTGATACTGCTAAAAAAGGACTGAAATTTTTAGAAGAATTTAAAGTAAAAGAAGCCCCAACGGAATTTGCTATGTGGGATCACAATGATAAATGGAATCAGAACAGCAGTTTTGTCGGATATCACAGTTTTTTTGCCAACCGTGCAATCGGAGCATATGAAATGTTTCATAAGATTCTGGACACCGAGGCACTGGGAATCACTTCAGCTCAGCAACCGGGAAATCTCATACGACGCAACTATGATTTCGAGTATTTAAGAGAACTTCACCCTTTCAACGCCAGCCGTTTTATTTCTTTAAACCAACTATATACATATATGATTCCTCTTCTAGGGGACAGAATAGAAATGGCAAATTCTGTAGAAGGACGTTTGCCTTATTTAGATCGTGATTTAGCAGCGTTTGTATCAAAACTTCATCCCAAGTATCTTCTACAAATGGATAATCTCCGTGAAAAACATGTCCTTAGAGAAGCATTTAATACAGAGCTGCCCCCTCATATTAGAAAAGGTAAAAAGCACACGTTTTTATCACCTAATTGGGATTCCTTTCTGGCAACTAGCAGAGGGCATGAGCTTGAAGAAGAACTGCTTTCGGTAGATGCAATTAAAAGAACCGGAATTTTTCACAGAAAAAATTCAAAATATATAACTCTGGCTCGGAAAACTCTCTCACCTGATGATCACACCAGGAAAAGAGTAGATTTGGCTATTGGAGTAATGCTTTCTCTTCAAATGCTACATCATCTTTTTATTGAAAATAAAGTATACTCAAATCCAAAGTTTAATATGGTTGATCGAAGCCCTAAGTAG